One stretch of Vulpes lagopus strain Blue_001 chromosome X, ASM1834538v1, whole genome shotgun sequence DNA includes these proteins:
- the IL13RA2 gene encoding interleukin-13 receptor subunit alpha-2 codes for MAFIHLDVGFLYTLLVCTAFGSMLSNAEIKVNPPQDFEIVDPGYLGYLSLQWQPPLFPDNFKECTIEYELKYRNIDSENWKTIITKNLHYKDGFDLNKGIEAKINTLLPAQCTNGSEVRSSWAETTYWTSPQGNRETKIQDMDCVYYNWQYLVCSWKPGMGVHFDTNYQLFYWYEGLDHSAECTDYIKVNGKNMGCRFPYLESSDYKDFYICVNGSSESQPIRPSYFIFQLQNIVKPLPPDYLSLTVNNSEEINLKWNMPKGPIPAKCLIYEIEFTEDDTTWVTTTVENEIQITRTSNESQKLCFMVRSKVNIYCSDDGIWSEWSDEQCWKGDIWKETLVFFLIPFAFVSIFVFIITCLLLYKQRALLKTIFHTKKEVFSHQDTFC; via the exons ATGGCTTTCATTCATTTGGATGTCGGATTCCTCTATACCCTGCTTGTTTGCACAGCATTTGGCTCTATGCTTTCAAATGCTGAGATAAAAG ttaatcCTCCTCAGGATTTTGAGATAGTGGACCCTGGATATTTAGGTTATCTCTCTTTGCAATGGCAACCTCCACTGTTTCCGGATAATTTTAAGGAATGCACAATAGAATATGAATTAAAATACCGAAACATTGATAGTGAAAACTGGAAG ACCATCATTACCAAGAATCTACATTACAAAGATGGGTTTGATCTTAACAAAGGTATTGAAGCAAAGATAAACACACTTCTGCCAGCACAATGCACAAATGGATCAGAAGTTAGAAGTTCATGGGCAGAAACTACTTATTGGACATCACCACAAG gaAATCGGGAAACTAAAATTCAAGATATGGACTGTGTATATTACAACTGGCAATATTTAGTCTGCTCTTGGAAACCTGGCATGGGTGTCCATTTTGATACCAATTACCAGTTGTTTTACTG GTATGAGGGCTTGGACCATTCAGCAGAGTGTACTGATTACATCAAGgttaatggaaaaaatatgggATGCAGGTTTCCCTATTTGGAGTCATCAGACTATAAAGATTTCTACATCTGTGTTAATGGGTCATCAGAATCCCAGCCTATCAGAcccagctattttatttttcagcttcaaAATATAG ttaAACCTTTGCCACCAGACTACCTTAGTCTTACTGTGAATAATTCGGAGGAAATTAACCTGAAATGGAACATGCCTAAAGGACCCATTCCAGCCAAATGTTTAATTTATGAAATTGAATTCACAGAAGATGATACTACTTGGGTG ACTACCACAGTTGAGAATGAGATACAAATCACAAGAACATCAAATGAAAGCCAAAAATTATGCTTTATGGTAAGAAGTAAAGTGAATATTTATTGCTCAGATGATGGAATCTGGAGTGAGTGGAGTGATGAACAATGCTGGAAAG GTGACATATGGAAGGAAACCTTAGTATTTTTCTTGATACCATTTGCTTTTGTCTcaatatttgttttcataataaCTTGCCTGCTTTTGTATAAGCAAAGGGCTTTACTAAAAACG atctttcatacaaaaaaagaagtcttttctCATCAAGACACATTCTGTTGA